From Nitratidesulfovibrio vulgaris str. Hildenborough, a single genomic window includes:
- a CDS encoding SDR family NAD(P)-dependent oxidoreductase translates to MTLHQKDGDDYAGGTRRPTAVAHAQHDIAPGVVLILGGSSTLGLAAGRALLAAGHPVALTTRNAEGTGRILAALAPGEAGIPDGGTDFSGNRPDLFSNRPDLSNGGADRCRVCRHTGHAPYAVLPVESAESLPDRCADALGTPPRHMLDFMHGRFETLVAAAHVHDIDRWAIDDIALRARCLRAVSRAMLAERAGRCVFVSSTAAAMAAHGQGYYAAAKAAGEALYRSAGLELASRGVTTCSLRLGWVDAGRGADFIRGNDAPYRDGTAHAVPTPHTATQLADGVPTGRLVTVDEVVGTLMFLLSGAATSLNATHITLDGGFTAGKPRAGTPRTGSGTRRTG, encoded by the coding sequence ATGACTCTGCACCAGAAGGATGGTGACGACTACGCGGGGGGCACGCGACGCCCCACCGCCGTCGCTCACGCGCAGCATGACATCGCCCCCGGAGTGGTGCTCATCCTCGGCGGTTCCAGCACGCTGGGGCTTGCCGCAGGTCGTGCGCTACTTGCCGCGGGACATCCCGTGGCCCTGACAACCCGCAATGCCGAAGGAACAGGGCGCATCCTTGCCGCCCTCGCCCCCGGTGAAGCGGGCATACCCGACGGCGGCACTGACTTCTCCGGCAACAGGCCTGACCTCTTCAGCAACAGGCCTGACCTGTCCAACGGCGGGGCAGACAGGTGCCGTGTCTGTAGACATACGGGACACGCACCGTATGCCGTGCTGCCCGTCGAGAGTGCCGAATCATTACCCGACCGGTGCGCGGACGCACTGGGGACCCCGCCCCGCCACATGCTGGACTTCATGCATGGCCGCTTCGAGACGCTGGTCGCTGCCGCCCACGTCCACGACATCGACCGGTGGGCCATCGACGACATCGCCCTGCGGGCCCGATGCCTTCGCGCCGTCAGTCGGGCGATGCTGGCGGAGAGGGCCGGACGTTGTGTCTTCGTCTCCTCGACGGCAGCAGCCATGGCAGCGCACGGGCAGGGCTACTATGCCGCAGCCAAGGCAGCGGGCGAGGCCCTGTACCGCAGTGCGGGTCTTGAACTGGCATCACGCGGGGTGACCACCTGTTCGTTGCGCCTCGGGTGGGTGGATGCGGGGCGCGGGGCGGACTTCATACGGGGCAATGACGCGCCCTACCGAGACGGGACTGCCCACGCCGTGCCCACCCCACACACCGCCACACAGCTTGCCGATGGCGTCCCCACCGGGCGTCTCGTCACCGTGGACGAGGTCGTGGGCACGCTCATGTTCCTCCTCTCCGGGGCGGCGACATCGCTCAACGCCACCCATATCACCCTCGACGGCGGCTTCACCGCCGGAAAGCCCCGCGCCGGAACGCCGCGCACAGGTTCAGGAACACGGCGCACGGGCTGA
- the bioD gene encoding dethiobiotin synthase — MSAHEMNHATPRLPAPLFVTGTDTGVGKTVVSLLLMRALFRRGMVPFYAKPMQTGCRDPYDTDSDAAFVYRHVPELAERDPAEAVGWCFRAPKAPLHAARDERNGVETEDLMRRLAILRATHACLVLEGAGGLMVPFTADALCVDCIRAADARPVLVARDGLGTVNHTLLSVEAMTRRGVTPAGIVFVASGKRPTPSDLVHDNMEAVAMLSGISVSGIVPPILDFHAPPEAALTVADAVIDAALGL; from the coding sequence ATGTCTGCACACGAGATGAACCACGCGACACCACGTCTGCCTGCGCCCCTCTTCGTCACCGGTACGGATACGGGGGTGGGCAAGACGGTGGTGAGTCTGTTGCTGATGAGGGCGCTGTTCAGACGGGGGATGGTCCCCTTCTACGCCAAGCCCATGCAGACGGGCTGCCGCGACCCGTATGACACGGACAGCGACGCAGCCTTCGTCTACCGGCATGTGCCGGAATTGGCGGAAAGGGATCCTGCGGAAGCGGTGGGATGGTGCTTCAGGGCACCCAAGGCTCCGCTCCACGCCGCGCGGGACGAACGCAACGGCGTGGAGACGGAAGACCTGATGCGCAGGTTGGCAATCCTGCGCGCTACACATGCCTGCCTCGTTCTGGAGGGTGCGGGCGGGCTCATGGTGCCCTTCACCGCCGACGCGCTGTGCGTCGACTGCATCCGGGCGGCGGATGCGCGCCCCGTGCTTGTGGCGCGGGACGGTCTGGGAACCGTGAACCACACCCTCCTTTCCGTGGAGGCGATGACCCGAAGAGGCGTGACGCCGGCAGGGATCGTTTTCGTTGCATCCGGAAAACGCCCCACCCCTTCGGACCTTGTCCACGACAACATGGAAGCGGTGGCCATGCTGTCAGGGATATCCGTGAGCGGCATCGTGCCGCCCATCCTTGATTTTCATGCGCCGCCCGAAGCTGCGCTGACCGTTGCCGACGCCGTCATCGACGCGGCACTCGGCCTGTAG
- a CDS encoding beta-ketoacyl-[acyl-carrier-protein] synthase family protein, translating into MNDSAHHQRTQDATGNRMRVVISGMDCVTPLGDDASLAAHLHHGTPPFMPAPVLPGAAWCPVNAFDPAQATDHWRHRRYLSRGGLFALASALGAARDAGWGASAPDGAALVTAHGPNLDITSDFPHCHCDVSGTGDTQGDAPSPCATSTHGGPTAAHGVNGMNGVDGPDEARHGLSRDTAGLDHPGLDALWLLRWLPNTAASAIAQRLGIHGEGLVVGTACAAGLQALGEAYRRVRHGLAPTVLAAGGDSRLSAGGMLGYARADALWHSNARPASHAEALRAMRPFDAAHGGFVPGEGGAAFVLETEAAACARGATIHGEILGFGATLDGASLTAPDATAHHAECAVRKALDDAGFTPGDIAWVAAHGTSTPRGDAAEALLLQRVFTDAGHRPAVTALKSWTGHLASACGLAECALMLRAARCGVLPSIRNLDTPCSPAAEGLDLVREPRPFPQGPGLIQSFGFGGQNAALIVMPAVTRAGQ; encoded by the coding sequence ATGAACGACTCCGCACATCACCAACGCACGCAAGACGCCACGGGCAACCGCATGCGCGTCGTCATCTCCGGCATGGACTGCGTCACGCCCTTGGGCGACGACGCCAGCCTTGCCGCCCACCTACACCACGGCACCCCGCCCTTCATGCCCGCCCCGGTGCTGCCGGGGGCCGCATGGTGCCCTGTGAACGCCTTCGACCCGGCACAGGCGACAGACCACTGGCGACACCGCCGCTATCTCTCGCGGGGCGGTCTCTTCGCGCTGGCTTCGGCCCTCGGCGCAGCACGCGATGCTGGATGGGGGGCATCGGCCCCCGACGGGGCGGCGCTGGTCACCGCGCATGGTCCCAACCTCGACATCACCTCGGACTTTCCGCACTGCCATTGCGACGTCTCCGGGACTGGCGACACACAAGGCGATGCGCCCTCTCCCTGCGCGACCTCGACGCATGGAGGCCCCACCGCCGCGCACGGCGTCAATGGCATGAATGGCGTGGATGGCCCAGATGAGGCGCGACATGGCCTCTCCCGCGATACGGCAGGACTCGACCACCCCGGACTTGATGCCCTGTGGCTGCTGCGCTGGCTGCCCAACACCGCCGCCTCGGCCATCGCGCAGCGCCTCGGCATCCATGGTGAAGGGCTGGTCGTAGGCACGGCCTGCGCCGCAGGCTTGCAGGCACTGGGAGAGGCATACCGCCGCGTGCGGCACGGTCTCGCCCCCACGGTGCTGGCTGCGGGCGGCGACTCCCGCCTCTCTGCGGGGGGGATGCTGGGCTACGCACGGGCCGACGCCCTGTGGCACTCCAACGCGCGCCCGGCCTCCCATGCCGAGGCCCTGCGTGCCATGCGGCCCTTCGACGCCGCGCATGGCGGCTTCGTCCCCGGTGAAGGCGGTGCGGCCTTCGTACTGGAGACGGAAGCCGCTGCATGTGCGCGGGGGGCTACAATCCACGGCGAGATTCTCGGATTCGGCGCGACACTGGACGGTGCCAGCCTCACGGCCCCCGATGCCACGGCGCATCACGCCGAATGCGCCGTGCGCAAGGCCCTCGATGACGCAGGGTTCACCCCCGGCGACATCGCATGGGTGGCAGCGCACGGCACCTCGACACCGCGCGGAGACGCCGCCGAAGCCCTGCTTCTGCAACGCGTCTTCACCGACGCGGGGCACCGCCCCGCCGTCACCGCCCTCAAGTCATGGACAGGTCACCTCGCCTCCGCCTGCGGACTCGCCGAATGCGCGCTGATGCTGCGGGCCGCCCGGTGCGGCGTGCTGCCGTCCATCCGCAATCTCGACACCCCATGTTCCCCGGCAGCGGAAGGACTCGACCTCGTGCGCGAACCACGTCCCTTCCCGCAAGGGCCGGGACTCATCCAGAGTTTCGGCTTCGGGGGGCAGAATGCCGCGCTCATCGTCATGCCTGCCGTAACAAGGGCGGGCCAGTGA
- a CDS encoding FKBP-type peptidyl-prolyl cis-trans isomerase — translation MAIQNGATVRVHYTGTLDDGTEFDSSRDREPLEFTLGEGMLIPGFEKAVLGLSKTGDAVKVVIPAEDAYGERLEELVISVPRDQVPPHIEPEVGLMLQLMTDGGEMEVAVTEVTDEAVTLDANHPLAGETLTFDIELVEVL, via the coding sequence ATGGCAATACAGAACGGCGCTACGGTTCGCGTGCACTACACCGGGACCCTTGATGACGGGACCGAGTTCGATTCGTCGCGCGACCGCGAGCCGCTCGAATTCACTCTTGGCGAAGGGATGCTCATCCCCGGCTTCGAGAAGGCCGTGCTCGGCCTCAGCAAGACAGGCGATGCCGTGAAGGTCGTCATCCCCGCCGAAGACGCCTACGGCGAGCGCCTTGAAGAACTGGTCATCTCCGTGCCGCGCGATCAGGTTCCGCCGCACATCGAGCCCGAAGTGGGCCTGATGCTCCAGCTCATGACCGATGGCGGCGAGATGGAAGTGGCTGTCACCGAAGTTACCGACGAAGCCGTGACCCTCGACGCCAACCACCCCCTCGCGGGTGAGACGCTCACCTTCGACATCGAACTGGTCGAAGTGCTGTAG
- a CDS encoding TrmB family transcriptional regulator: METILALRKFGFTQQESLLYVTLLRHGAMTGYEAAKAAGISRSNAYAALSSLVEKGGAVVASGDASRYVPVPRHELLGNLRRDTEATLAFLDANLPEEQPDETPYLTVAGLANTANKIRNMLTGATLRVYASLHHENLALFRREFEDCVARGLKVVILSDTDPAIAGAVFLKNRAGTGHVKLIADTSEVIAGLLEPGVSGRCLYSRNEHLVYLMREAILHEMELIRIREGKEAE, from the coding sequence ATGGAGACCATCCTCGCACTACGCAAGTTCGGATTCACGCAGCAGGAGTCGTTGCTCTACGTCACCCTGCTGCGCCACGGGGCCATGACGGGCTATGAGGCTGCCAAGGCTGCAGGTATCTCGCGTTCCAACGCCTATGCCGCGCTTTCCAGCCTCGTCGAGAAGGGGGGCGCTGTGGTCGCCAGCGGTGATGCCAGCCGCTATGTCCCCGTACCCCGGCATGAACTGCTTGGGAACCTGCGGCGCGACACGGAGGCCACGCTTGCCTTCCTCGATGCCAACCTGCCCGAGGAACAGCCCGACGAGACGCCCTATCTCACCGTCGCGGGACTGGCGAACACCGCCAACAAGATACGCAACATGCTGACGGGTGCGACGCTGCGCGTCTATGCCTCGTTGCATCACGAGAATCTTGCCCTCTTCCGGCGTGAGTTCGAGGATTGCGTGGCACGCGGCCTCAAGGTCGTCATCCTCTCCGACACCGACCCCGCCATCGCGGGAGCCGTATTTCTGAAGAACCGGGCTGGCACCGGACATGTGAAGCTCATCGCCGACACCAGCGAGGTCATCGCGGGACTGCTGGAACCCGGCGTGAGCGGGCGGTGCCTGTATTCGCGCAACGAGCATCTCGTCTACCTCATGCGCGAGGCCATCCTGCACGAAATGGAACTCATCCGCATCCGCGAAGGCAAGGAAGCAGAGTGA
- the lysA gene encoding diaminopimelate decarboxylase, protein MPNVRSTYTDAVGFFGLTSPTELVETYGSPLYVYSEAILRQRCREMKALSSHPGFRVNYSAKANSNLALLHIIREEGLVVDAMSPGELFMNLRAGFSPDKILYVCNNVSAEELGNAVSHGLLVSVDSLSQLDLYGEVNPGGRVMVRFNPGIGAGHHKKVVTAGKETKFGVDPASIDEVRTILARHNLTLAGINQHIGSLFLEPESYVEAARFLLTLAERFDDVEVIDFGGGFGIPYHKYDNQPRLDLTAMGAQFDDLISGWAQRRGYRGRFLVEPGRYVVAECGLLLGSVHSVKSNGANRYVGTDLGFNVLARPVMYDAHHDIEVYREDGAPSDLLLPQTVVGNICESGDIIARNRPLPPVEEGDILGVLDAGAYGYVMSSSYNQRMRPAEVLIDLEGRPRLVRRRETLDDLVAMYEGLGL, encoded by the coding sequence ATGCCCAACGTACGATCCACCTACACCGACGCCGTCGGCTTCTTCGGACTCACCTCGCCCACCGAACTGGTCGAGACCTATGGCAGTCCGCTCTATGTCTACAGCGAGGCCATCCTCCGCCAGCGTTGCCGCGAGATGAAGGCCCTCTCGTCGCATCCCGGCTTCCGCGTGAACTATTCCGCCAAGGCCAACAGCAACCTCGCGCTGCTCCACATCATCCGCGAGGAAGGGCTGGTGGTCGACGCCATGTCGCCCGGCGAACTGTTCATGAACCTTCGGGCGGGCTTCTCCCCCGACAAGATTCTCTACGTGTGCAACAACGTCTCCGCCGAAGAACTGGGCAATGCCGTGTCGCATGGCCTGCTGGTGAGCGTCGATTCGCTCTCGCAGCTTGACCTCTACGGCGAGGTGAACCCCGGCGGGCGCGTGATGGTGCGCTTCAACCCCGGCATCGGGGCGGGCCACCACAAGAAGGTGGTCACGGCGGGCAAGGAGACGAAGTTCGGCGTCGACCCCGCATCCATCGATGAGGTGCGTACCATCCTCGCACGGCACAATCTCACGCTGGCGGGCATCAACCAGCACATCGGCTCGCTCTTCCTCGAACCGGAAAGCTATGTCGAGGCTGCGCGTTTTCTGCTCACGCTGGCGGAACGCTTCGACGACGTCGAGGTCATCGACTTCGGCGGCGGCTTCGGCATCCCCTATCACAAGTACGACAACCAGCCCCGTCTCGACCTCACCGCCATGGGGGCGCAGTTCGACGACCTCATCTCCGGCTGGGCGCAGCGGCGCGGCTATCGCGGGCGGTTCCTCGTCGAACCGGGGCGCTACGTGGTGGCCGAATGCGGCCTGCTTCTCGGTTCGGTGCATTCGGTGAAGTCCAACGGTGCCAACCGCTACGTGGGTACCGACCTCGGCTTCAACGTGCTGGCGCGTCCCGTCATGTACGACGCGCACCACGACATCGAGGTGTACCGTGAAGACGGAGCCCCCTCGGACCTGCTGCTGCCGCAGACCGTTGTGGGCAACATCTGCGAAAGCGGCGACATCATCGCCAGGAACAGGCCCCTGCCTCCGGTGGAGGAGGGTGACATCCTCGGTGTTCTCGACGCCGGTGCCTACGGTTATGTCATGAGTTCCTCCTACAACCAGCGGATGCGCCCCGCCGAGGTGCTCATCGACCTCGAGGGCAGGCCTCGCCTCGTGCGGCGCCGCGAGACGCTGGACGACCTTGTGGCCATGTACGAGGGGCTGGGGCTCTAG
- a CDS encoding M20 family metallopeptidase, translated as MSGHTAHSGTRHPHTGATVQRLAAEVESHIIAHRRALHAIPETGFEERCTAAYVAETLSGLGLPVRTGIATTGVTALLDTGLEGPVVMLRADMDALPVTEATGLPFASRHEGRMHACGHDAHMAMLLGAAEMLSAIVREEPGRLRGKVLFLFQPAEEGPGGAAPMIAEGVLDEPKVDVCLGAHVWPSLPVGTVGVKPGPLMAAMDRFELAVHGRGGHAATPHLCVDALETATQVVGALQRVVSRMTDPLEPVILTIGELHAGTAYNVIPGEARMAGTVRTFSPDVRAAWEDRIRTVADGVCAAMGATATLDFHYCHGPVINTPRVAEVVRRAVVEARGEQAVTTPTPTLGGEDFSCFLERIPGCFFFVGCGGDVPIHNPRFDLDERCLALGAETFVRAALLFTEGGATGMTA; from the coding sequence TTGTCAGGTCATACCGCACACTCCGGCACCCGCCATCCGCACACCGGGGCAACAGTGCAACGCCTTGCCGCAGAGGTCGAGTCGCACATCATCGCGCACCGTCGTGCCTTGCACGCCATCCCGGAAACGGGCTTCGAAGAGAGGTGCACCGCCGCCTATGTGGCCGAAACCCTGTCGGGGCTTGGGCTGCCCGTCCGCACCGGCATCGCCACGACGGGTGTCACCGCCCTTCTCGACACGGGACTCGAGGGGCCTGTGGTCATGCTGCGGGCCGACATGGACGCCCTGCCCGTGACCGAGGCCACGGGGCTGCCTTTCGCGTCACGGCACGAAGGCAGGATGCACGCCTGCGGGCACGACGCGCATATGGCCATGCTCCTTGGCGCAGCCGAGATGCTGTCCGCCATCGTCCGTGAAGAACCCGGCAGACTGCGGGGCAAGGTGCTCTTCCTCTTCCAGCCCGCCGAGGAGGGCCCGGGAGGTGCCGCCCCGATGATAGCCGAGGGCGTTCTCGACGAACCGAAGGTGGATGTCTGCCTCGGTGCCCATGTGTGGCCCTCGCTGCCTGTCGGCACGGTGGGCGTGAAGCCGGGGCCGCTCATGGCCGCCATGGACCGCTTCGAACTTGCCGTGCATGGCAGGGGGGGGCACGCCGCCACCCCCCATCTCTGCGTCGATGCGCTGGAGACGGCGACACAGGTCGTGGGTGCCCTGCAGCGGGTCGTGAGCCGCATGACCGACCCGCTGGAACCCGTCATCCTCACCATCGGCGAGCTTCATGCCGGTACGGCCTACAATGTCATTCCCGGTGAAGCGCGCATGGCGGGCACGGTGCGCACCTTCTCGCCCGATGTGCGTGCCGCATGGGAGGACCGCATCCGCACGGTGGCAGACGGCGTCTGTGCAGCCATGGGAGCCACCGCCACCCTCGACTTCCACTATTGCCACGGCCCGGTGATCAACACCCCCCGAGTGGCCGAGGTGGTGCGCCGCGCGGTGGTCGAGGCAAGAGGGGAACAGGCCGTGACGACGCCCACCCCCACGCTCGGGGGCGAGGACTTCTCATGCTTCCTCGAACGGATTCCCGGATGCTTCTTCTTCGTGGGATGCGGTGGCGACGTTCCCATCCACAACCCGCGCTTCGACCTCGACGAGCGTTGTCTTGCGCTGGGGGCCGAGACGTTCGTTCGTGCCGCACTCCTGTTCACGGAGGGCGGCGCAACGGGAATGACCGCGTAA
- a CDS encoding aminotransferase class I/II-fold pyridoxal phosphate-dependent enzyme: MAHPFLHRLTLRLDAQRAAGLDRTVMTPETRTTRHVILDGQRLCNFASNDYLGLADDAAWRAEVADCFARHPASGTASRLAAGHSALVAEAEAAWAEHFGYESCLFLPSGYQANLAVVTGLLHTGDTLFIDRRIHASMARAVPLCGAHPVTYPHGDLARLDRRLTAWRHETTAETASAAPLTEGAPLSSPPATCPTASPPPHGDASPVILTESLFSMDGTVTSMDALATLRSRHGAFVILDEAHACGALGQGGRGLAWGQTENAPAADVIVGTLGKGPGFFGAFVLMPRIVRESLENFASAVMHSTALPEAHAAAVLRLLPRMAGMDDARARLARNARALREGLAGCGLPVHGDAHILCIETGDEAQATQLARRLRTQGVLALSARHPTVPHGHAIVRFSVTAAHTDDDITYCKETVHTCLHTR; the protein is encoded by the coding sequence ATGGCTCACCCGTTCCTGCACCGCCTGACCCTGCGCCTCGACGCGCAACGCGCTGCGGGTCTCGACCGCACTGTCATGACACCGGAGACGCGTACGACTCGCCACGTCATCCTCGACGGTCAGCGACTCTGCAACTTCGCCTCCAACGACTATCTCGGCCTTGCCGATGATGCGGCATGGCGTGCCGAGGTCGCCGACTGCTTCGCCCGCCACCCTGCTTCGGGCACGGCATCACGCCTTGCCGCCGGACATTCCGCGCTGGTGGCCGAAGCCGAAGCTGCATGGGCCGAACATTTCGGATATGAGAGTTGCCTCTTCCTGCCCAGCGGCTATCAGGCCAACCTCGCCGTGGTGACGGGGCTGCTGCACACGGGCGACACCCTCTTCATCGACAGGCGTATCCACGCCAGCATGGCGCGGGCAGTGCCCCTGTGTGGGGCACACCCGGTCACCTATCCCCACGGCGACCTCGCCCGACTCGACCGCAGGCTGACCGCGTGGAGACACGAAACAACCGCGGAGACGGCATCAGCCGCACCTCTCACAGAGGGGGCGCCCCTGTCGTCCCCGCCCGCGACATGTCCGACGGCATCCCCGCCGCCGCACGGGGACGCCAGCCCCGTCATACTCACCGAATCCCTCTTCAGCATGGACGGCACAGTGACCTCCATGGACGCCCTCGCCACCCTGCGGTCACGACACGGGGCCTTCGTCATCCTTGACGAGGCCCATGCCTGCGGTGCCTTGGGGCAAGGCGGGCGCGGCCTTGCATGGGGACAAACGGAGAATGCCCCCGCCGCCGACGTCATCGTGGGCACGCTGGGCAAGGGACCGGGATTCTTCGGTGCGTTCGTGCTCATGCCGCGCATCGTGCGCGAGTCGCTTGAGAACTTCGCCTCTGCCGTCATGCACTCCACGGCCCTGCCTGAAGCCCACGCCGCTGCCGTGTTGCGTCTGCTGCCCCGCATGGCGGGCATGGACGACGCACGCGCACGCCTCGCCCGCAACGCCCGCGCACTGCGCGAGGGGCTGGCCGGTTGCGGCCTGCCAGTGCATGGCGACGCCCATATCCTGTGCATTGAGACAGGTGACGAGGCACAGGCAACGCAACTGGCCCGAAGACTTCGTACCCAAGGGGTGCTGGCCCTCTCTGCGCGACACCCCACCGTCCCCCACGGGCACGCCATCGTGCGCTTCAGCGTCACCGCCGCCCATACCGACGACGACATCACGTATTGCAAGGAGACCGTTCACACATGTCTGCACACGAGATGA
- a CDS encoding sensor domain-containing diguanylate cyclase — MKRFDTLQGRLVLFVLLLFGAPLLVAPLVFLLFLRQPFVADVSADLNAELAHHARVLDGLLDGYAGRVQVLAATIMLHDDSLLSLEDHFRVVQSATPDFDDIFAVGPDGTVVAGIKAKPGLALGDRSYIRSALDGRRVVSEVVKSRVSGKPIVVIAAPYRDRAGAIAGAVGGVVDLTRVNMVLQSLRLRDGGTAFLVGRDGITLTKGRTLGTDEVASLRALAGDDGRRFMVMQTAEGTDVLRVARFAKGGEWLLVRELPQDVALAGQRRAALVVLLVNSAIVLVLVPFVVRFGRTIVRPTRLVATLSGRIAAGDFQPECEFVDLAAAPVEIRQLYKNFCTMSARLGEHMRALERMAVTDQLTGLHNRRYVAVEGAKVVDVCWRGGRPCSCLMADIDRFKTINDTYGHEAGDAVLQAFAEVFRGGLRWSDIGARHGGEEFVVIAPNADTRDAVVIAERLRVDAAALVVEFGGHVIRFTVSVGVASLDEHGGDGNLLEELLRRADTALYRAKAEGRDRVCVWREGDGDGPCLPGKAPDGATSADGDGGRGEA; from the coding sequence ATGAAGCGTTTCGACACGTTGCAGGGCAGGCTCGTCTTGTTTGTACTGCTGCTGTTCGGTGCACCGTTGCTGGTAGCCCCTCTCGTGTTCCTGTTGTTCTTGCGACAGCCGTTCGTTGCGGATGTGTCGGCCGACCTGAATGCCGAATTGGCCCACCATGCCCGTGTCCTTGATGGATTGCTGGACGGGTATGCGGGAAGGGTGCAGGTGCTTGCGGCGACCATCATGCTGCATGATGACTCACTCTTGAGTCTTGAGGACCATTTTCGCGTCGTTCAGAGTGCAACACCTGATTTCGATGATATTTTCGCTGTTGGCCCGGATGGGACGGTGGTGGCGGGCATCAAGGCGAAACCGGGGCTTGCCCTCGGAGACCGAAGCTACATACGTAGCGCCCTCGATGGGCGTCGCGTCGTTTCCGAGGTCGTGAAGTCGCGGGTCAGTGGCAAGCCCATCGTGGTAATCGCCGCCCCCTATCGGGACAGGGCGGGTGCTATCGCCGGTGCCGTGGGGGGCGTGGTCGACCTCACGCGGGTCAACATGGTGCTGCAGAGTCTTCGCCTGCGCGATGGTGGAACGGCATTTCTGGTTGGACGCGACGGCATCACGCTGACAAAGGGCCGGACACTCGGCACCGACGAAGTTGCCTCGTTACGCGCACTTGCCGGGGATGACGGGCGTCGTTTCATGGTCATGCAAACAGCGGAAGGCACTGACGTGCTGCGTGTGGCGCGGTTTGCCAAGGGGGGGGAGTGGCTTCTCGTGCGCGAGTTGCCGCAGGACGTGGCACTTGCGGGACAGCGGCGTGCGGCTTTGGTCGTTCTGCTGGTGAACAGTGCCATCGTACTCGTCCTTGTACCGTTCGTGGTGCGCTTCGGACGAACCATCGTCCGGCCTACGCGGCTGGTGGCTACACTTTCAGGAAGGATTGCGGCCGGAGATTTCCAGCCGGAATGCGAGTTTGTCGACCTTGCTGCCGCACCTGTCGAGATACGACAGTTGTACAAGAACTTCTGTACCATGTCGGCCCGACTCGGCGAACACATGCGGGCGCTGGAACGCATGGCAGTTACCGACCAGCTTACCGGGTTGCACAACCGTCGGTATGTCGCCGTTGAAGGTGCCAAGGTGGTGGATGTGTGCTGGCGTGGCGGGCGACCGTGCAGCTGCCTGATGGCTGACATCGACCGGTTCAAGACCATCAACGACACCTATGGACACGAAGCCGGAGACGCCGTGTTGCAGGCTTTTGCAGAGGTGTTCCGCGGAGGGCTCAGATGGTCGGACATAGGGGCGCGCCACGGCGGCGAGGAGTTCGTGGTCATAGCCCCCAATGCCGATACCCGCGACGCCGTGGTGATTGCCGAACGGTTGCGTGTGGATGCCGCTGCGCTTGTGGTGGAGTTCGGTGGACACGTCATTCGTTTCACGGTGAGTGTCGGGGTAGCCTCGCTGGATGAACACGGCGGAGACGGGAATCTGCTGGAAGAGCTTCTTCGCAGGGCGGACACAGCGCTGTACCGGGCCAAGGCCGAAGGGCGTGACAGGGTGTGCGTGTGGCGTGAAGGCGATGGCGACGGACCCTGCCTGCCCGGGAAGGCTCCTGATGGGGCTACTTCTGCTGACGGCGATGGCGGTCGGGGCGAGGCCTAG
- a CDS encoding acyl carrier protein: MPETPAFDTVRAIVADIFEVAPETLTPATRLFEDLPCESIDLLEIGAGLNRRCRIPVDDDAAFLRSLRIHLMEAERERRDATQHLASVYPHLTARRVASIVEALRAPASPPVLTLADITAYVDHVRNDVQRTGEV, from the coding sequence ATGCCAGAGACACCAGCATTCGACACGGTACGCGCCATCGTCGCCGACATCTTCGAGGTGGCACCCGAAACCCTCACGCCCGCGACCCGTCTCTTCGAAGACCTGCCCTGCGAGTCCATCGACCTTCTGGAAATCGGCGCGGGTCTCAACCGCCGCTGCCGCATCCCCGTGGATGACGACGCGGCCTTCCTGCGTTCACTTCGCATCCACCTCATGGAGGCCGAGAGAGAGAGACGCGATGCGACACAGCACCTTGCCAGCGTCTACCCGCACCTCACAGCACGGCGGGTGGCATCCATCGTCGAGGCACTGCGCGCCCCCGCATCACCGCCTGTGCTCACGCTGGCTGACATCACCGCCTACGTCGACCACGTACGCAACGACGTGCAGCGCACCGGAGAGGTTTGA